The genomic DNA TTAGCAAGTGATATTCTACTGGACTATAAGCAGGGGCATAGCTAGGTGAAGGTTTGGGGGTGCGACCGCACCCCCTGAAATTTGAGGGGAAAAAAATACAttgggaagaaaaataaaaaaaacacttaattataaatttttaaattttatagacCTTCATAAAAAAATCCAATGAAAACCAaccatattttttttctctcccatgATTCCCCCTCCATCTCtcccattttttttcttcaatattgtattttatttttttccttaattttttttttcctctctcaccatactttcttttttttttctctcctctaATCCCCTTCTTATTTTTTTCCTAACCTTAATTTTATCCTCAAAATTCTTCATCTCATGTCGTTACCACTACCATACACATTATTGTCACCGCACAATATTGTTACTAGTGCTGTCATTGTTTGCTACCAGTGTCATCGTTGTCGCTACACCAATACTCCACAACAAACACCTTTTGATTGAAGTAAAGTTTTCTTATTTGTTATTTTTCGTTACGGATATAAgtgtcaaaaaaaaatatatagtgtcAATTTTTCATATTCATGTTTATTTGTTTActatcaattttattattatttttgaatggttAAAAAAATAGTCATTAAATTAAGTGATTATGTGtctaaaatattatattaatgaTAAATTAGGTGAAATAACAATGTcgaagtatttaaaaaaaatatgagatatACTTCAAATAGGGCATTCCCCCTTCACTACATCCtttcttctctctcttttccACCTGAATTGATTCTTAGGCTTTAAGTCATAGATAAAGTCTGAGGATCCATAGATCATTGTTTCAACTAAAATCAAGGGCTaaactaaaaatttttaaatttaagttcattttTAACTCCTTAAATTTGAAAGTTAGACTTTTGGAGGATAAAAATTGATCTACActaatatttagaatttttataaaatcgTCCCTCCTGGTCTAAAATCCTGGCTACGCCACTAACTATaagtgcgtttggttcaagttatcatgtataaccttggttatgtgattaccaagtaatcacataaccaaaattatgaggaataaaacataaccaaatgctGTTTGGTTCAACATaggtaataaaaaaaaaacttgtttgtttgaaggttttaatgaataacctaatataatattttactatattatccttAGTTgcaaaaccaaccatatattattgttattattatttttaaactctgttttttatatttttctttttcacatttttttcacttttatgtgtattttacgttttttttcttctattttttctattttaattttttttatatttttctattttttctaattttttaatatatttttaaagttttttaaaaatttgttatgtttttttaatttttgtaatttttaattattattatttttttctattttgtaaatttttttataattttttatgttttttttaataatttttatttttctttatatttttcttttttaccaCGTGTTCTCTTATTTGAAGTTATTTTGAGTAAAAAAATTTCGTTAACCTCATAATCATGAAAAACTTCAGTTTTCCGATTCCAAATTGCATGTCTCTTTGCTGACGTATCTGGCATAGAGCATTATTCgaaaatcatcgattacctaaattaaataaaattttcattgataattttaaatagatAATTAAGATTATCAAGAATAACGCTCAACTAAACCCACTCTATTAATTACGAAATTATTTTGCTCCTTGTGTTTATTCATGGACGATAACACTCTTCGTCTATTATTATTTTGATAAGTTTTTTAAAGATATAAATAACCAGAATCGTCtttgatttttttaatctaatttttaaatattattttaaatttttttgtcaggattttttttttctaaaaatggaAATCAAATAATTTCGAGTAAACATTCCATAGTCTGCCATGGCATAGACTTCGGACTTGACCGAAGTCCAATTTAAATTAACCGAAGCAAAATTAATCCACCAATCCGCTGTCACTTCATTGCTCGCCATTCACCATGTTTCCCCAATATATAGAAAACACGTGGACAAACAGAGAGGTTTCAAATTCCTCCTGACGCGATGATGACGTCGTCTCACTGTTGGGTTCCCACTTCTCGGTCGTTCCTGGCAGCGTCGAGCAGCGTCCTTCCACTCGACATGCTTTTCCAATCACAACCGTAGGATTCTGATCGGACGTCTAGGACGCGATGATTCGCTCATATTAGCCTATAAGGCAGGCGGCAGCAGCGCCCTGGCGTCTCCTGGCCAAGGAGAGCGATCCAACGCCGAACCAAAACCAATCCCACACCAACACAAACGCAGTAAGCTCGATCGCCTTCGCATCTCTTCTCTTCGCTCTATTCGTGTTCTTCCCGTCTCTAGGATGGATCGATTCATGTGCAATGTGTTGCTATCTCTTCTGTTTTGTCCTGTTGTTGTTTTGCCACTTAGGGTTGGCCCTCGCCGCTTCTCCCACTTCGCGTCGCTAGGGTTTTGCGATTATTCGGCAATTAGACGGTACTTTGATTGTTATTGGGTTTGTGCTATTTATTTTGAGCGATTTTGACTGGTTGCTTATGGATTTGGTTGTGATGCTGATTGAAAAATGTGAAAATGGGGGCGGGGCGCAGATCGGGGAGTCATGTCGGAGCGGCAGCAGTCGTCGGAGCCCGAGGAGCAGATTGACCTCGATGGGGATAACGAcatcgaggaggaggaggacatgATGGATGAGGAGGACCCTTTGGAGGAGGAAAATGTGTACTCAAATGTCGGGGAGGAGTCCGGCGGGGAGGATGTTGAGGGACGTGGCTACGGAGTGGGCAGTggcaatgatgaagatggagatggAGAAGCTGGTAGAACCGGAAGGCGTGAAAAAGTTTCAACTTTGGCAAGTGTTACTGATGATGCGCCAGAATCTATGCAAGGAGGtgttgaagaggaagaagaagctgagAAGCAAGTTGAAACTGAGGATGACGAGGAGAGTAGGAAGCGTGCTGAATTGCTCTCTCTTCCCCCTCATGGCTCAGAGGTTTTCATTGGTGGGCTGCCACGTGATGCCTCTGAGGAGGACCTTAGAGATCTCGCTGAACCATTTGGAGATATTTTTGAGGTAAAAAATCATACTTTTTTTTGTTTGTGCAAATGTGCTTATATCGCCTTGGATTGTAAATGTTTGTGATGGGTGTCAGGTAAGGATAATGAAGGACAAGGATACAAAAGAAAGTAAGGGTTTTGCTTTCATAATGTTTACAAACGGTGATGCAGCTCATAAAGCCATTGAAGGGATTCATGAGAAAGAATTCAAGGTAACATTGTCAGATTGTTGCATGGGAATCATTCTCCTGCTATACTATGATGTACATCTAAGTGTTTCTCATTTTACTTTCAGGGACGAAAACTGAGATGTTCCTTATCACAAGCTAAGCACAGATTATTTGTTGGAAATGTGCCTAAGAGCTTGACAGAAGAAGAGCTGAGGAATATCCTTGAGGAAAGTGGTCCAGGGGTTGAAAATGTTGAAATTTTTAAGGTTGGTTTCATTCTGTGAAATTAAGTCAGTGGCAATCTTTCAATCTCCTCATTTGCATTCCTTTTTTCATCTTGATGTTTCACAGGATCCACAAAATCCAACACGTAACCGAGGTTTCCTTTTTGTTGAGTACTACAACCATGCCTGTGCTGAATATGCAAGACAGAAAATGACGACTCCAAACTTTAAGTTGGATGGAACTAATCCCACTATCAGCTGGGCTGATCCTAAAAACTCAGCAGATTCCTCTGCTGCTTCTCAGGCAAGTTGCTTTCCCAGAGGAGTGCTTGACTTTTTGCTTCCTATGAGTGGTTCATTCATTTATAGACACCTTTAATTCATTCATATACCACACTTTCCGACTACTATATACTTGATTACTTCATCAGCAATGTGATAACTCATTTATATTCTCCTATTGGTGGTTGTCATTCAAGACTAACATATGGATCAGATGGATGTTGCCAATACCATTCTCTTTAGCTCTCTTTCTTGGACTTGTTTATGTTAAACAAGCTCCAGATCAGGTTATATTGTTCGGTAGGATTTAACTGTGTGTAAGCTTCTGGAGAAATCACAACTATAATTCAATTTTCATTAGACATGCTGCATTTAGAGTTATGGTACTGGCAGTTAGTGGATACTGATTTACTTGAGGAAGCATGCCATTTTACGCTTAAGGAAGTATACAACTGAACTAATCTATTTAAATGATTTAATTGAGGAGACTCAATTGATAAGGCGCAAACAAACTGATACTTCATAGATTCTCTATCATTTTTGCAGAAAGATGGTGATTGATTACTGTCTACTTGTTATCTATGTTTAATAGGAGAGTCAATATATGTTATTATTACCATAATTAGCATTTGAAAATGGAGTTGATGGTAAacctagagttaaaaaagaatCACTAAATGATTGTATTGATGCATACTAATTTGGTGACTTGGTTTTATTCTTGACTGAAGTTCTACATTTGGACGAATATTGCACTTTTGTTGTAGGACTATTATCACTTGATTAGAAGTTTGACATATTTCTATTTTGGCTCATATGGGTATACCCTATGATTACAATGCAATTGGCTCCAATCATAGTCTCCTTTCCTTGAGTGCACTAAGCATACAGAGAGGAGCTGCCATTTCATTCATGACAAAATGTCGCGACACTTAATGCATGTAACCAACGACCAACTTGCCGATGCTTATTTTGTAAAATTATGCAACAAACTTGGCATGATTTGATATCTATGTTTCAACTTTAGGAGTGTTATATTGTTTCATTTCGTCCCCCACTGTGTAGTGGGTCTTCTCAAGAAAAGTGGCTTAGTTTTCCTCGTTCAACTGAAATATAGAGAGAGCTTAGATGACCTCGGTGTTGAATACCTTATTCAAGTGGATGTGTAATACTGATGAAAAATAATTGAACATCAGACATAGAAATAGCAAAGGGTTCTCCAAGTCAAGTAAAATAAGCCCCCAAATCCTAATAGCAATAGAGAATGGGAGATGGGATGACTAAAATCTCAcaattaaacttattagttcACAAGCAATAAAAAAAGGCAACTCTTTTGGTAAAAAAGCGCCATTGTCACTATGCATccacaaaactaaaataaatgcTCAGTAATTAGACTTTGGTTTCTAATCATGATGGTTCTGGTAGATGAGTTGGTTTTCTACATATGCTAGTTACCATAAATCGGGCTTGATGGATGAATTAGGTAGCCCAAGTGAAGCGGATAGTCTGAGTGAGCCAAACAAGTTAAGTAGGATTAGTAAACTATGGGGGTTAAATAGATCAAACTGGATGAGTGTGTTAGGCAGATTGTGAGATGGGCCCTTAAACAAGTGGGATAAGGGTGGTGTTGGATGATGTGAGTGAATTGAGAAAGTTGGTGGAATATTTCTTATAGGTATATTTTACTATGTTTGCATCATGCATTCTATATCTTGTACATTCTTTACAACTTCTTTAGGGATTAGAATGAACAAAGCCTGTTCCATTTCCTAGGAATTTGTATTCAATTTGTTGGCAATTTCATTCCATCGACCTAACATGGGATAATGTTTTGGACATGAATGTTGGTTTGGATTATAGGGCAACAAGATTTTCATTTAATCATTGATTTTTTTGGAACAATGTATTTGGCGTTTATTTATGTTACCAATTCCCATTTTTATAAGTAATTCAAGAATAGGATAGAATTTCTAGATGGACTTAAAAAAGTCTATTCCGACTGGACGACATGCATGCAGCTCGGTAGCTGCAAATCTCATGGCTTTATGTGAGCTGCAGCAAGACTTGCCAGGCTTATCAGAGGCAAGGGAAGTGGAAGAAATTATTTGGACAGTTGTGACATTCGATGGACAATAAAGCTTGTGAGTGATAGTGATTGACATTCTGTTGCGTTTCTGTTTTGGCATGTCAAGAATCTGGATGTTCAATCTTAATTTTTTAATGGTCTGAATTATTgctcaaatttaattttgacacCATATGTTACTTACGAGAACCCGAtaagaaataagaaataaaaaataagaacattagagagaaaggGATATGTAATTGGGCGACCAATAAATACACCACAATTAGGTGAGTGAGCACATGACAAATACACATTAATCTAGGAAAAGGgataaaaaaaacttggttagcaacGATAATACAAGATAAAgttcatttaaatatagatgaggaTATAGTAAGGGATCAAGTTCAATGGCATAAAAAACATCCATATAATCTCATTTAGTGGGATAAAAACTTGGTTGTTATTATTGTACCGTAGATAGCAAGTTTGAATAACATGTGTTGATCTAGGTGGTAGGATTGCTCAGTCATTGCTCCCGATAGAGGGTTTGAAGGT from Zingiber officinale cultivar Zhangliang chromosome 4A, Zo_v1.1, whole genome shotgun sequence includes the following:
- the LOC121971357 gene encoding heterogeneous nuclear ribonucleoprotein Q-like; translation: MSERQQSSEPEEQIDLDGDNDIEEEEDMMDEEDPLEEENVYSNVGEESGGEDVEGRGYGVGSGNDEDGDGEAGRTGRREKVSTLASVTDDAPESMQGGVEEEEEAEKQVETEDDEESRKRAELLSLPPHGSEVFIGGLPRDASEEDLRDLAEPFGDIFEVRIMKDKDTKESKGFAFIMFTNGDAAHKAIEGIHEKEFKGRKLRCSLSQAKHRLFVGNVPKSLTEEELRNILEESGPGVENVEIFKDPQNPTRNRGFLFVEYYNHACAEYARQKMTTPNFKLDGTNPTISWADPKNSADSSAASQVKAIYVKNLPETVTSEQLKELFESNGEITKVVLPPAKAGQSKRDFGFIHFAERSSALKAVKGTEKYEIDGHTLEISLAKPQTDKKNDHSSKPGLLPNFPPYPPYGYPGSYGAGGYGAGGLGQPMIYGRGPMPAGMRMVPMMLPDGRLGYVLQQPGTQPPPPPPPRRGDRSSGSSDRGSRDIDGNRGRRYRPY